The Carassius gibelio isolate Cgi1373 ecotype wild population from Czech Republic chromosome B14, carGib1.2-hapl.c, whole genome shotgun sequence genome has a segment encoding these proteins:
- the ptcd3 gene encoding pentatricopeptide repeat domain-containing protein 3, mitochondrial isoform X2 produces MASSCSQALGHHVFKRSRILRIHLQKLWSNRSFALNSAADQQLAVSSPEIVIPKKKTWSKEAVLQALASTVKRDPTASDYRFQDDPYLTPKTSSEFKLFSLSQESGRNAAKYFINTYPKYFQKDYAQPHIPCLMPDSLEAQIEEVSEAALVERVRMRKVRAAVDLFDQLQQAGTPVSLDVTNQLLDLICLYGDHDPAQENVPEQRIEETEDVQDEPQAKKGRGAKASDLLKASWKENNNAERIFALLSEPNAHSYSAVIRGMVKYGAHSKAFSFYTDLLNSRLKADVHTFNALITAAPEVKEKYNEKWELIVDLLKQMAEQKVKPNLLTLNAVLKALRRCGTVGRSQAFPVISEMKSLSIDPSLASYTHLLAIFYKPGAPVQGQTDVLQEVMNEVSGKSFSPQDPDDALFFITAMRICLDTKDMEQAYRVHELLGVGENWRLLGKDFQQNIYYARFFSLLCMMENIDVMLKWYRDLVPSVYYPSSNVMRDLLQALDTDNRLDLIPLIWKDIKQLGHANRQNLVEELLTLMAREKHNQEVQESFAECALDIKKIYDTGDRGKVLLNWTAGSLNDLISVLLAAHRTRDAWEMLKLFKTHNRVPSEELLNKFLVCVKEAGEVNQAVELVQISAGFCLPGTPKLIQRVLQEFELSEQQRNMLSDLEIQSFNSD; encoded by the exons ATGGCGTCCTCCTGTTCTCAAGCTCTCGGGCATCATGTGTTTAAGAGAAGCAGAATATTGCGAATTCATCTGCAGAAGTTATGGTCAAACAG GAGTTTTGCTCTGAATTCTGCAGCAGATCAACAACTTGCCGTTTCTTCTCCAG AAATAGTCATTCCAAAGAAGAAAACATG GAGCAAAGAGGCTGTTTTACAGGCACTGGCATCCACTGTGAAAAGG GATCCTACAGCCTCAGATTACAGATTCCAGGATGATCCATACCTCACGCCAAAAACATCGTCAGAGTTT AAACTGTTTTCCTTGTCCCAGGAGTCGGGAAGAAACGCTGCCAAATATTTCATCAATACATACCCGAAATACTTCCAGAAGGACTACGCTCAGCCTCATATCCCT TGTCTGATGCCGGACTCTCTCGAGGCTCAGATCGAGGAGGTGTCTGAAGCTGCGCTCGTAGAGAGAGTTCGGATGAGGAAGGTCAGAGCCGCTGTGGATCTGTTCGACCAGCTGCAGCAGGCCG GTACACCAGTGTCATTGGATGTGACCAATCAGTTGTTAGATCTGATTTGTTTGTATGGAGATCATGATCCCGCACAAGAGAACGTCCCGGAACAGAGGATTGAGGAGACG GAGGATGTTCAGGATGAACCGCAGGCTAAGAAAGGAAGAGGAGCTAAAGCTAGCGATCTACTGAAGGCTAGCTGGAA AGAGAACAATAATGCAGAGAGGATCTTTGCGCTGCTGTCGGAGCCGAACGCACATTCGTACAGCGCTGTGATACGAGGCATGGTGAAG TACGGAGCTCATTCTAAAGCGTTCAGCTTCTACACCGACCTGCTCAACAGCCGACTGAAAG CCGACGTGCACACGTTCAACGCCCTGATCACAGCCGCCCCGGAAGTCAAAGAGAAATACAATGAGAAATGGGAGCTGATCGTG GATCTTCTGAAGCAGATGGCAGAGCAGAAGGTCAAGCCGAACCTCCTGACGCTGAACGCCGTCCTGAAGGCTTTGAGACGCTGTGGCACTGTGGGCCGATCGCAGGCCTTCCCCGTGATCAGTGAGATGAAGTCTCTCTCCATCG ATCCCAGTCTGGCCTCTTACACTCACTTGCTCGCCATATTTTATAAACCAG GTGCCCCAGTTCAAGGCCAAACTGATGTTCTACAGGAAGTGATGAACGAGGTGTCAGGAAAGAGCTTCTCTCCACAGGACCCTGATGATG CACTGTTCTTCATTACTGCTATGAGGATC TGTCTTGACACTAAAGACATGGAGCAGGCGTACAGGGTCCACGAGCTGCTGGGGGTTGGAGAGAACTGGAGACTCCTGGGAAAAGATTTCCAACAGAACATTTACTA TGCGCGGTTCTTCAGTCTGCTCTGTATGATGGAGAACATCGATGTGATGCTGAAGTGGTACAGAGATCTTGTTCCTTCA GTGTACTACCCCAGTTCTAACGTCATGAGAGACCTGCTCCAAGCGCTGGACACAGACAACCGATTAGACCTCATCCCACTAATATGGAAAG ATATCAAGCAGTTGGGGCATGCCAACAGGCAGAATCTAGTGGAAGAGCTGCTGACACTTATGGCAAGAGAGAAGCACAATCAGGAG GTGCAGGAGTCGTTCGCTGAGTGTGCACTGGACATCAAGAAAATATACGACACTGGTGACCGGGGCAAAGTTTTGCTGAACTGGACGGCTGGTTCTCTCAATGACCTCATCTCTGTGTTACTGGCCGCTCACAGGACACGGGACGCCTG GGAAATGCTCAAACTCTTCAAAACACACAACAGAGTTCCCAG TGAGGAGCTGTTGAACAAGTTCTTGGTGTGTGTAAAGGAGGCTGGGGAAGTGAATCAGGCGGTGGAGCTGGTGCAGATCTCCGCCGGCTTCTGTTTGCCCGGGACCCCCAAACTCATCCAGAGGGTCCTGCAGGAGTTTGAGCTCTCAGAGCAGCAGAG GAACATGTTGTCTGATCTGGAGATTCAGTCGTTTAACAGCGATTAA
- the ptcd3 gene encoding pentatricopeptide repeat domain-containing protein 3, mitochondrial isoform X1 has product MASSCSQALGHHVFKRSRILRIHLQKLWSNRSFALNSAADQQLAVSSPEEIVIPKKKTWSKEAVLQALASTVKRDPTASDYRFQDDPYLTPKTSSEFKLFSLSQESGRNAAKYFINTYPKYFQKDYAQPHIPCLMPDSLEAQIEEVSEAALVERVRMRKVRAAVDLFDQLQQAGTPVSLDVTNQLLDLICLYGDHDPAQENVPEQRIEETEDVQDEPQAKKGRGAKASDLLKASWKENNNAERIFALLSEPNAHSYSAVIRGMVKYGAHSKAFSFYTDLLNSRLKADVHTFNALITAAPEVKEKYNEKWELIVDLLKQMAEQKVKPNLLTLNAVLKALRRCGTVGRSQAFPVISEMKSLSIDPSLASYTHLLAIFYKPGAPVQGQTDVLQEVMNEVSGKSFSPQDPDDALFFITAMRICLDTKDMEQAYRVHELLGVGENWRLLGKDFQQNIYYARFFSLLCMMENIDVMLKWYRDLVPSVYYPSSNVMRDLLQALDTDNRLDLIPLIWKDIKQLGHANRQNLVEELLTLMAREKHNQEVQESFAECALDIKKIYDTGDRGKVLLNWTAGSLNDLISVLLAAHRTRDAWEMLKLFKTHNRVPSEELLNKFLVCVKEAGEVNQAVELVQISAGFCLPGTPKLIQRVLQEFELSEQQRNMLSDLEIQSFNSD; this is encoded by the exons ATGGCGTCCTCCTGTTCTCAAGCTCTCGGGCATCATGTGTTTAAGAGAAGCAGAATATTGCGAATTCATCTGCAGAAGTTATGGTCAAACAG GAGTTTTGCTCTGAATTCTGCAGCAGATCAACAACTTGCCGTTTCTTCTCCAG aAGAAATAGTCATTCCAAAGAAGAAAACATG GAGCAAAGAGGCTGTTTTACAGGCACTGGCATCCACTGTGAAAAGG GATCCTACAGCCTCAGATTACAGATTCCAGGATGATCCATACCTCACGCCAAAAACATCGTCAGAGTTT AAACTGTTTTCCTTGTCCCAGGAGTCGGGAAGAAACGCTGCCAAATATTTCATCAATACATACCCGAAATACTTCCAGAAGGACTACGCTCAGCCTCATATCCCT TGTCTGATGCCGGACTCTCTCGAGGCTCAGATCGAGGAGGTGTCTGAAGCTGCGCTCGTAGAGAGAGTTCGGATGAGGAAGGTCAGAGCCGCTGTGGATCTGTTCGACCAGCTGCAGCAGGCCG GTACACCAGTGTCATTGGATGTGACCAATCAGTTGTTAGATCTGATTTGTTTGTATGGAGATCATGATCCCGCACAAGAGAACGTCCCGGAACAGAGGATTGAGGAGACG GAGGATGTTCAGGATGAACCGCAGGCTAAGAAAGGAAGAGGAGCTAAAGCTAGCGATCTACTGAAGGCTAGCTGGAA AGAGAACAATAATGCAGAGAGGATCTTTGCGCTGCTGTCGGAGCCGAACGCACATTCGTACAGCGCTGTGATACGAGGCATGGTGAAG TACGGAGCTCATTCTAAAGCGTTCAGCTTCTACACCGACCTGCTCAACAGCCGACTGAAAG CCGACGTGCACACGTTCAACGCCCTGATCACAGCCGCCCCGGAAGTCAAAGAGAAATACAATGAGAAATGGGAGCTGATCGTG GATCTTCTGAAGCAGATGGCAGAGCAGAAGGTCAAGCCGAACCTCCTGACGCTGAACGCCGTCCTGAAGGCTTTGAGACGCTGTGGCACTGTGGGCCGATCGCAGGCCTTCCCCGTGATCAGTGAGATGAAGTCTCTCTCCATCG ATCCCAGTCTGGCCTCTTACACTCACTTGCTCGCCATATTTTATAAACCAG GTGCCCCAGTTCAAGGCCAAACTGATGTTCTACAGGAAGTGATGAACGAGGTGTCAGGAAAGAGCTTCTCTCCACAGGACCCTGATGATG CACTGTTCTTCATTACTGCTATGAGGATC TGTCTTGACACTAAAGACATGGAGCAGGCGTACAGGGTCCACGAGCTGCTGGGGGTTGGAGAGAACTGGAGACTCCTGGGAAAAGATTTCCAACAGAACATTTACTA TGCGCGGTTCTTCAGTCTGCTCTGTATGATGGAGAACATCGATGTGATGCTGAAGTGGTACAGAGATCTTGTTCCTTCA GTGTACTACCCCAGTTCTAACGTCATGAGAGACCTGCTCCAAGCGCTGGACACAGACAACCGATTAGACCTCATCCCACTAATATGGAAAG ATATCAAGCAGTTGGGGCATGCCAACAGGCAGAATCTAGTGGAAGAGCTGCTGACACTTATGGCAAGAGAGAAGCACAATCAGGAG GTGCAGGAGTCGTTCGCTGAGTGTGCACTGGACATCAAGAAAATATACGACACTGGTGACCGGGGCAAAGTTTTGCTGAACTGGACGGCTGGTTCTCTCAATGACCTCATCTCTGTGTTACTGGCCGCTCACAGGACACGGGACGCCTG GGAAATGCTCAAACTCTTCAAAACACACAACAGAGTTCCCAG TGAGGAGCTGTTGAACAAGTTCTTGGTGTGTGTAAAGGAGGCTGGGGAAGTGAATCAGGCGGTGGAGCTGGTGCAGATCTCCGCCGGCTTCTGTTTGCCCGGGACCCCCAAACTCATCCAGAGGGTCCTGCAGGAGTTTGAGCTCTCAGAGCAGCAGAG GAACATGTTGTCTGATCTGGAGATTCAGTCGTTTAACAGCGATTAA